The following coding sequences lie in one Bremerella alba genomic window:
- a CDS encoding plasmid pRiA4b ORF-3 family protein, whose amino-acid sequence MSPKKKIQHSEEVPLKLTAAERKLILDELMCLDQDYEQIIRETPSGKPVMMYLDDLEDFGGYIASEANHCEDKKKQKKLDAVFERVQDVLDKYMDEEPPLTLKIRDARNPQRKTKVNPGILYQFKITLLGVKPLIWRRIQVQDCTLDKLHEHIQTAMGWTNSHLHQFVIKEKRYGDPGLMDDLDCIDSTATMMSEILPKTGKPFRFKYDYDFGDGWEHEVLYEGSPLSEKGKKYPLCLEGERACPPEDIGGVWGYADYLEALADSQHELHEEYMEWNGPFDPDKFDSKKATKEMKKGLPNWRDR is encoded by the coding sequence ATGTCCCCCAAGAAGAAGATTCAACACAGCGAAGAGGTTCCACTCAAATTGACCGCTGCTGAGCGGAAACTCATTCTCGACGAGTTGATGTGCCTCGATCAGGATTACGAGCAAATCATTCGAGAAACACCTTCCGGCAAGCCGGTAATGATGTATCTCGACGATTTGGAGGACTTCGGTGGCTACATCGCTTCCGAGGCCAATCATTGTGAGGACAAGAAGAAACAAAAGAAGCTCGACGCCGTGTTCGAGAGAGTTCAGGATGTCCTCGACAAGTACATGGACGAAGAACCGCCGCTGACTTTGAAGATTAGGGACGCACGGAATCCGCAGCGTAAGACGAAGGTAAATCCGGGCATTCTCTACCAATTCAAGATCACGCTTCTAGGCGTTAAGCCATTGATCTGGCGAAGAATTCAGGTTCAGGATTGCACGCTCGATAAATTGCACGAGCATATCCAAACGGCAATGGGTTGGACCAACAGCCATCTCCATCAGTTTGTGATCAAGGAGAAGAGGTATGGTGATCCAGGTCTAATGGATGATCTCGATTGCATCGACTCCACAGCGACGATGATGAGCGAGATTCTTCCCAAGACCGGCAAGCCATTCCGCTTCAAGTACGATTACGACTTCGGGGATGGCTGGGAGCACGAAGTTCTTTACGAAGGTAGCCCACTATCGGAAAAAGGAAAGAAATATCCACTCTGCCTGGAGGGCGAAAGAGCTTGTCCGCCTGAGGACATCGGTGGAGTGTGGGGCTATGCGGACTACCTGGAAGCTTTGGCAGATTCGCAACATGAACTTCATGAGGAGTACATGGAATGGAACGGGCCATTCGATCCCGACAAATTTGATTCCAAGAAGGCGACTAAAGAGATGAAGAAGGGACTTCCGAATTGGCGGGATCGGTAG